The following proteins come from a genomic window of Acomys russatus chromosome 17, mAcoRus1.1, whole genome shotgun sequence:
- the Arsa gene encoding arylsulfatase A: MGPLRALFLALAAGLSTASPPNIVLIFADDLGYGDLGSYGHPSSSTPNLDQLAEGGLRFTDFYVPVSLCTPSRAALLTGRLPVRSGMYPGILGPSSQGGLPLEEVTLAEVLAAQGYLTGMAGKWHLGVGPEGAFLPPHQGFHRFLGIPYSHDQGPCQNLTCFPPDTPCSGGCDQGLVPIPLLANLSVEAQPPWLPELEARYVSFSRDLMADAQRQGRPFFLYYASHHTHYPQFSGQSFTHRSGRGPFGDSLMELDAAVGALMTAVKDLGLLGETLVIFTADNGPELMRMSHGGCSGLLRCGKGTTFEGGVREPALAFWPGHITPGVTHELASSLDLLPTLAALTGAPLPNITLDGVDLSPLLLGTGKSPRKSVFFYPSYPDEIRGVFAVRNGKYKAHFFTQGSAHSDTTSDPACHAANLLTAHEPPLLYDLSVDPGENYNVLERMEEVSPEVLQALKHLELLKAQYDAAMTFSPSQIAKGEDPSLQICCRPSCTPHPACCRCQSPRPERSGETTGLPQG; encoded by the exons ATGGGGCCTTTGAGGGCCCTGTTTTTGGCATTGGCTGCAGGCCTGAGCACTGCCAGCCCACCTAACATCGTGTTGATTTTTGCTGATGACCTGGGATATGGGGACCTGGGCTCCTATGGGCACCCCAGTTCCAGCACCCCCAACCTGGATCAGCTGGCTGAAGGGGGACTGCGTTTCACAGATTTCTATGTGCCCGTGTCTCTGTGCACACCGTCTCG GGCTGCCCTCCTGACTGGCCGGCTCCCAGTTCGGTCAGGCATGTATCCTGGCATTCTGGGGCCCAGTTCCCAAGGGGGCCTGCCCCTGGAAGAGGTGACTCTAGCCGAGGTACTGGCTGCTCAAGGTTATCTCACAGGGATGGCTGGCAAGTGGCATCTTGGAGTGGGGCCAGAGGgagccttcctgcctccacatcagGGCTTCCATCGATTCCTGGGCATCCCATATTCCCATGACCAG GGCCCATGTCAGAACCTCACCTGCTTCCCGCCAGACACCCCCTGCAGTGGTGGTTGTGACCAAGGCCTCGTTCCCATCCCATTGCTGGCCAACCTCTCTGTGGAGGCCCAGCCCCCTTGGCTGCCGGAACTAGAGGCTCGGTATGTGTCTTTCTCCCGAGACCTCATGGCTGATGCCCAGAGACAGGGCCGACCATTCTTCCTGTACTACGCCTCCCAC CACACCCACTACCCTCAGTTCAGTGGACAAAGCTTCACCCATCGCTCAGGCCGGGGGCCGTTTGGTGACTCCTTGATGGAGCTGGATGCAGCTGTAGGGGCCTTGATGACAGCTGTGAAGGACCTAGGTCTGCTTGGAGAGACACTGGTCATCTTCACTGCAGATAATGG TCCTGAGTTGATGCGTATGTCCCACGGCGGCTGCTCGGGCCTCTTGAGATGTGGGAAAGGAACAACTTTTGAAGGTGGTGTCCGAGaacctgccttggccttctggcCAGGCCACATTACTCCTG GTGTAACCCACGAGCTGGCCAGCTCTCTGGACCTGCTGCCCACCCTGGCAGCCCTGACTGGGGCTCCACTGCCCAACATCACCTTGGATGGTGTTGACCTCAGCCCCTTGCTGCTAGGCACAGGCAAG AGCCCACGGAAGTCTGTCTTCTTCTACCCGTCCTACCCAGACGAGATCCGTGGAGTCTTCGCTGTAAGGAATGGAAAATACAAGGCTCATTTCTTCACACAGG GCTCTGCCCACAGTGACACCACTTCTGATCCCGCCTGTCATGCTGCCAATCTCCTTACCGCTCATGAGCCCCCGCTACTCTATGACTTGTCAGTGGACCCCGGCGAGAACTACAATGTCTTGGAAAGGATGGAGGAGGTCTCCCCAGAAGTTCTACAGGCTCTGAAGCACCTGGAGCTGCTCAAGGCCCAGTACGATGCAGCTATGACCTTCAGCCCCAGCCAGATAGCCAAGGGTGAGGACCCTTCCCTGCAGATCTGCTGTCGGCCGAGCTGCACTCCCCACCCAGCCTGCTGCCGCTGCCAGAGCCCCAGGCCTGAGAGGAGCGGAGAAACCACAGGGCTCCCCCAAGGGTAG